The following coding sequences lie in one Quadrisphaera setariae genomic window:
- a CDS encoding CPBP family intramembrane glutamic endopeptidase has translation MDDQQLDRGRVLGEVLLVAALSLGRSGVYAVVQLIALATAAGGVAAGTATLNPSRSPRPYLDLTYQLLGIGFALVPVLLCLFLLAGGTWGRGPLLPALGRVYHRIGLDLRRPGRDLLHGVGLAAVIGVPGLGLYFLGRAVGITAEVQASALGSDWWTVPVLVLSALQNALLEEVLVVAYLLDRLPRLGLRRPRWLGRLSPSAWTVVWVVAASALLRGSYHLYQGYGPGFGNVVMGVVFALVYWRTRRVMPLVVAHTLLDVVAFVGYQYLAGPLGLS, from the coding sequence GTGGACGACCAGCAGCTCGACCGGGGACGGGTCCTGGGCGAGGTGCTGCTCGTGGCGGCGCTGTCGCTGGGCCGTTCGGGCGTGTACGCGGTCGTCCAGCTCATCGCCCTGGCCACCGCCGCCGGTGGCGTCGCCGCGGGCACGGCCACGCTCAACCCCTCGCGCAGCCCGCGGCCCTACCTCGACCTGACCTACCAGCTGCTGGGCATCGGCTTCGCGCTCGTCCCCGTGCTCCTGTGCCTGTTCCTGCTCGCCGGCGGCACCTGGGGGCGCGGGCCGCTGCTCCCGGCGCTGGGCCGCGTCTACCACCGGATCGGGCTGGACCTGCGCCGCCCCGGACGGGACCTGCTGCACGGCGTCGGCCTGGCGGCCGTCATCGGGGTCCCCGGGCTCGGGCTGTACTTCCTCGGCCGAGCCGTCGGGATCACCGCCGAGGTGCAGGCGTCCGCGCTGGGCAGCGACTGGTGGACCGTGCCCGTGCTCGTCCTCTCGGCGCTGCAGAACGCGCTGCTGGAGGAGGTCCTCGTCGTCGCCTACCTCCTCGACCGGCTGCCGCGCCTCGGGCTGCGGCGCCCGCGCTGGCTGGGTCGCCTGTCACCGTCGGCGTGGACCGTGGTGTGGGTGGTGGCCGCCAGCGCGCTGCTGCGCGGGAGCTACCACCTCTACCAGGGCTACGGCCCGGGCTTCGGCAACGTGGTCATGGGCGTGGTGTTCGCCCTCGTCTACTGGCGCACACGACGCGTGATGCCGCTGGTCGTCGCCCACACGCTGCTCGACGTCGTCGCGTTCGTCGGCTACCAGTACCTCGCGGGTCCCCTCGGCCTCAGCTGA
- a CDS encoding cation:dicarboxylate symporter family transporter — protein MSTSTAPAQPGSPRRARRDRSHWLYIAVIAAVVLGALVGGLAPGVGSSLSVLGDAFVRLITMMISPVIFCTIVLGIGSVRAAATVGKVGVLALGYFLAMSTLALAIGLVVGNFVHPGDGLDLSGARGYEPPAGEAEEGGFLLNLIPTTLVSPLVQEQVLSTLFVALLVGFAIQSLGGSAGEAALRGIGVFQKVVFKVLAMIMWVAPIGAFGAIAGVVADTGWEALLGLLRIMLAFYATCAIFVFLVLGTVLRLATGLNVFSLLKYLGREFLLIVSTSSSETALPRLIAKMEHLGVARPVVGIVVPTGYSFNLDGTAIYLTMASIFIAEATGQPLSIPEQISLLVFMIIASKGAAGVTGAGLATLAAGLQSHRPELVGGVGLIVGIDRFMSEARAVTNFAGNAIATVLIGHWTGQVDHGRVKDVLAGRTPFDEATMVDDGHGGGAPEPAVEPARGSAADATGR, from the coding sequence GTGTCGACGTCGACAGCACCTGCTCAGCCCGGCTCCCCTCGTCGTGCGCGGCGGGACAGGTCGCACTGGCTCTACATCGCGGTCATCGCGGCGGTGGTGCTCGGCGCCCTCGTGGGCGGTCTCGCGCCGGGCGTCGGAAGCTCCCTGTCGGTGCTGGGGGACGCCTTCGTCCGGCTCATCACCATGATGATCTCGCCGGTCATCTTCTGCACCATCGTGCTGGGCATCGGGTCGGTGCGCGCCGCGGCCACGGTCGGCAAGGTCGGCGTCCTGGCCCTGGGGTACTTCCTGGCGATGTCGACGCTGGCCCTGGCCATCGGCCTGGTGGTCGGCAACTTCGTGCACCCCGGCGACGGGCTGGACCTCAGCGGGGCCAGGGGCTACGAGCCGCCCGCCGGTGAGGCCGAGGAGGGCGGGTTCCTCCTCAACCTCATCCCCACCACGCTCGTCTCGCCGCTCGTGCAGGAGCAGGTGCTGTCGACGCTCTTCGTGGCGCTGCTCGTGGGCTTCGCCATCCAGTCCCTCGGCGGCAGCGCGGGCGAGGCGGCGCTGCGCGGCATCGGGGTGTTCCAGAAGGTGGTCTTCAAGGTCCTCGCGATGATCATGTGGGTGGCGCCCATCGGCGCCTTCGGCGCCATCGCCGGAGTGGTCGCCGACACCGGCTGGGAGGCGCTGCTGGGGCTGCTGCGCATCATGCTGGCGTTCTACGCGACCTGCGCGATCTTCGTGTTCCTCGTGCTCGGCACCGTGCTGCGGCTGGCCACCGGCCTGAACGTCTTCAGCCTGCTGAAGTACCTCGGCCGCGAGTTCCTGCTCATCGTCTCCACGTCCTCCTCCGAGACCGCGCTGCCCCGCCTGATCGCCAAGATGGAGCACCTGGGCGTGGCCCGTCCGGTGGTCGGGATCGTCGTGCCGACCGGCTACTCCTTCAACCTCGACGGCACCGCGATCTACCTGACCATGGCCTCGATCTTCATCGCCGAGGCGACCGGTCAGCCGCTCAGCATCCCCGAGCAGATCAGCCTGCTCGTCTTCATGATCATCGCCTCGAAGGGCGCTGCCGGTGTCACCGGCGCCGGGCTGGCCACGCTGGCGGCCGGGCTGCAGAGCCACCGGCCCGAGCTGGTGGGCGGCGTCGGGCTGATCGTGGGCATCGACAGGTTCATGTCGGAGGCCCGCGCGGTGACCAACTTCGCCGGCAACGCGATCGCCACGGTGCTCATCGGCCACTGGACGGGCCAGGTCGACCACGGGCGCGTCAAGGACGTGCTCGCCGGGAGGACGCCGTTCGACGAGGCGACGATGGTCGACGACGGCCACGGCGGCGGGGCTCCCGAGCCCGCCGTGGAACCGGCCCGGGGCTCCGCCGCCGACGCCACCGGCCGCTGA
- a CDS encoding fructosamine kinase family protein: protein MSAPDHGPGPGWATADPFVKSRAGAPEGFFAAEAAGLAWLAGARPSGGALVPPVLEVARERIVLPRVEQVDPAPQVAEAFGRELAATHAAGAPHHGAPPARWRGDGWVGTAPLRHLLDAPATSAGASWGAFFARCRLAPHLAAARDAGAVDDDARAVERLCARLEDGAAEDGRPPARLHGDLWAGNALWTAAGVVLVDPAAHGGHAETDLAMLALFGLPHLERVLAAYDEAAPLADGWRDRVPLHQVHPLLVHAQLFGGSCGAAAGSAARAALSVL, encoded by the coding sequence ATGAGTGCGCCAGACCACGGACCCGGCCCCGGCTGGGCCACCGCCGACCCGTTCGTGAAGTCGCGCGCCGGTGCGCCGGAGGGCTTCTTCGCCGCCGAGGCCGCCGGACTGGCGTGGCTGGCGGGGGCGAGGCCCTCCGGCGGTGCGCTCGTGCCGCCGGTCCTGGAGGTGGCCCGCGAGCGGATCGTCCTGCCGAGGGTCGAGCAGGTCGACCCCGCGCCGCAGGTGGCCGAGGCGTTCGGGCGGGAGCTGGCCGCCACGCACGCCGCCGGAGCGCCCCACCACGGGGCTCCGCCCGCGCGGTGGCGCGGTGACGGCTGGGTCGGGACGGCGCCGCTGCGCCACCTGCTCGACGCACCCGCGACCTCCGCCGGGGCGAGCTGGGGCGCCTTCTTCGCCCGCTGCCGGCTGGCTCCGCACCTGGCGGCCGCACGGGACGCCGGTGCCGTCGACGACGACGCGCGCGCCGTGGAGCGCCTCTGCGCGCGCCTGGAGGACGGCGCGGCCGAGGACGGGCGCCCACCGGCGCGGCTGCACGGAGACCTGTGGGCCGGCAACGCGCTGTGGACCGCTGCCGGCGTCGTCCTGGTCGACCCGGCCGCCCACGGAGGTCACGCGGAGACGGACCTGGCGATGCTCGCCCTGTTCGGCCTGCCGCACCTCGAGCGCGTGCTGGCCGCCTACGACGAGGCGGCGCCGCTCGCCGACGGCTGGCGCGACCGGGTGCCGCTGCACCAGGTCCACCCGCTGCTCGTGCACGCGCAGCTGTTCGGCGGGTCCTGCGGGGCAGCCGCCGGGAGCGCGGCCCGCGCCGCGCTGTCCGTGCTCTGA
- a CDS encoding aldo/keto reductase, with translation MTSLPSTSTTAAGTGAVPLGDTGIDLHPLCLGGNVFGWSADEQASHAVLDAYAEAGGNLVDTADVYSAWVPGHTGGESEAVIGRWLGGRHPGGGAVQVATKTGAAEGAQLSPSAVDEALDASLGRLGLDSVALYYAHRDQPERPVEEVVRAFAATVTSGRARAWAVSNWSAERIDAAVAAAQEAGLPGPVAVQNAGSAVTRTDPAVVDACRRHGLLALPYGALASGFLTGKYSRGGEVPESVRAEGVGKRFGDERSWAVLDAVRAVAQARGAELGTVALAWLRAQGAVPIASARTPEQLPALLAVTAVELSADELESITTAGL, from the coding sequence ATGACCAGCCTCCCCAGCACGAGCACGACCGCTGCGGGCACCGGTGCGGTGCCCCTCGGTGACACCGGCATCGACCTGCACCCGCTCTGCCTCGGCGGCAACGTCTTCGGCTGGAGCGCCGACGAGCAGGCCTCCCACGCGGTCCTCGACGCCTACGCCGAGGCCGGGGGCAACCTCGTGGACACCGCCGACGTCTACTCCGCCTGGGTGCCCGGGCACACGGGCGGGGAGAGCGAGGCCGTCATCGGCCGCTGGCTCGGCGGCCGCCACCCCGGCGGCGGCGCCGTCCAGGTGGCCACCAAGACCGGGGCCGCCGAGGGCGCCCAGCTGTCGCCCTCCGCCGTCGACGAGGCCCTCGACGCCTCCCTGGGCCGCCTCGGGCTCGACTCCGTGGCCCTCTACTACGCCCACCGCGACCAGCCCGAGCGCCCCGTCGAGGAGGTCGTGCGGGCCTTCGCCGCCACCGTCACCAGCGGCCGCGCCCGCGCCTGGGCGGTGAGCAACTGGAGCGCCGAGCGCATCGACGCCGCCGTGGCCGCTGCGCAGGAGGCCGGGCTGCCCGGCCCCGTCGCCGTGCAGAACGCCGGCAGCGCCGTCACGCGCACCGACCCCGCCGTCGTCGACGCCTGCCGCCGCCACGGGCTGCTGGCCCTGCCCTACGGCGCGCTCGCCTCGGGCTTCCTGACCGGCAAGTACTCGCGCGGCGGCGAGGTGCCCGAGTCCGTGCGCGCCGAGGGCGTCGGGAAGCGCTTCGGCGACGAGCGCAGCTGGGCGGTGCTCGACGCCGTCCGCGCTGTCGCGCAGGCGCGCGGGGCGGAGCTGGGCACGGTGGCGCTGGCCTGGCTGCGCGCCCAGGGCGCGGTGCCGATCGCCTCGGCGCGCACGCCCGAGCAGCTGCCCGCCCTGCTCGCCGTGACCGCCGTGGAGCTGTCCGCCGACGAGCTGGAGAGCATCACCACCGCCGGTCTCTGA
- the purB gene encoding adenylosuccinate lyase — protein MSTPTPAAAPSSSSQPSQPSSLAEAGYALGALDGRYRAAVSPLVEHLSEAALNRERLRVEVEWLVHLTATGAVPGARRLTDAEVASVRALVDGFGPAVVEEMATIERETVHDVKAVEVWLRRQLAAGSAADLVELVHFCLTSEDVNNLSYALMVRGAVQQVWLPAARSLHAQLVQMAHDAAGAAALARTHGQPATPTTLGKELAVTAARLDRQLRRVERADFLGKLNGATGTYAAHVVAVPTTDWQEVSRTFVEGLGLQWNPLTTQIESHDWQAELYSDVARFNRVLHDLCTDVWSYISLGYFAQVRGQGTVGSSTMPHKVNPIRFENAEANLEVSSALLDVLASTLVTSRLQRDLTDSSMQRNIGTAFGHSLLALDNVRKGLAGLDVDHAALARDLDANWEVLGEAVQSVMRAASVAGVPGMDDPYSRLKELTRGRRVDAEGMRAFVSGLGLPDDARDRLLALTPGTYTGIAEQLARTV, from the coding sequence GTGAGCACCCCCACGCCTGCTGCTGCACCGTCGTCGTCCTCGCAGCCGTCGCAGCCGTCGTCCCTGGCCGAGGCCGGCTACGCCCTCGGCGCGCTCGACGGCCGCTACCGCGCCGCGGTCTCCCCGCTCGTGGAGCACCTGTCGGAGGCGGCCCTCAACCGCGAGCGGCTGCGCGTCGAGGTCGAGTGGCTGGTCCACCTGACCGCCACCGGCGCTGTGCCCGGGGCGCGGCGCCTCACCGACGCCGAGGTCGCCTCCGTGCGCGCCCTGGTCGACGGGTTCGGCCCCGCCGTCGTGGAGGAGATGGCGACCATCGAGCGCGAGACGGTGCACGACGTCAAGGCCGTGGAGGTGTGGCTGCGGCGCCAGCTGGCCGCCGGGTCGGCCGCAGACCTCGTCGAGCTGGTGCACTTCTGCCTCACCAGCGAGGACGTCAACAACCTCTCCTACGCGCTCATGGTGCGCGGCGCCGTCCAGCAGGTGTGGCTGCCCGCCGCGCGGTCCCTGCACGCCCAGCTGGTCCAGATGGCCCACGACGCCGCCGGGGCCGCCGCCCTGGCCCGCACCCACGGCCAGCCCGCCACCCCCACGACGCTGGGCAAGGAGCTCGCGGTGACCGCAGCCCGCCTGGACCGGCAGCTGCGCCGCGTGGAGCGCGCCGACTTCCTCGGCAAGCTCAACGGCGCGACCGGCACGTACGCGGCGCACGTGGTCGCCGTCCCCACCACGGACTGGCAGGAGGTCTCCCGCACCTTCGTGGAGGGCCTGGGCCTGCAGTGGAACCCGCTCACCACCCAGATCGAGAGCCACGACTGGCAGGCGGAGCTGTACAGCGACGTCGCCCGGTTCAACCGGGTCCTGCACGACCTGTGCACCGACGTGTGGAGCTACATCTCGCTGGGCTACTTCGCCCAGGTGCGCGGCCAGGGCACGGTCGGCTCCAGCACCATGCCGCACAAGGTCAACCCGATCCGGTTCGAGAACGCCGAGGCCAACCTCGAGGTCTCCAGCGCCCTGCTCGACGTCCTCGCCTCCACGCTGGTGACCTCCCGCCTGCAGCGCGACCTCACCGACTCCTCGATGCAGCGCAACATCGGCACCGCCTTCGGGCACTCGCTGCTGGCGCTGGACAACGTCCGCAAGGGCCTGGCCGGCCTGGACGTCGACCACGCCGCCCTCGCGCGCGACCTCGACGCCAACTGGGAGGTGCTCGGCGAGGCCGTGCAGTCCGTCATGCGCGCGGCGTCGGTCGCGGGCGTGCCCGGCATGGACGACCCCTACTCCCGCCTCAAGGAGCTCACCCGCGGCCGCCGGGTGGACGCCGAGGGCATGCGCGCCTTCGTGTCCGGGCTGGGCCTGCCCGACGACGCCCGCGACCGCCTGCTGGCCCTCACCCCGGGCACCTACACCGGCATCGCCGAGCAGCTCGCGCGCACGGTCTGA
- a CDS encoding M23 family metallopeptidase gives MTALPDIPHPSRSLLDELVLLEGGAQAPSQGGERSSATLELVTSPARTPLAVRACARVRGAAGLAGAGLVAAGAALHLLPLPWPQLAGDGATVIGLAGVSLVALASLLSVLAPRGRWSSLQLVAAPLAGSCVEADDSGSTGPGSYGRAHAVGLVLDVAVPDPAAVPVPGRRAALARRLGLLPVGDAATFGEPVLAPADATVLRVVEGARDHACRQSRLARACGGLLDAARELVGTRAVLGNHVVLDCGGGRYAVLPHLQRRSVRVSPGDRVLPGQVVGSVGCSGAVPEPQAQLLLVDTPHLRMAAGIPVRVAPAA, from the coding sequence GTGACCGCACTGCCGGACATCCCGCACCCCTCGCGCTCCCTGCTGGACGAGCTGGTGCTGCTGGAAGGCGGCGCCCAGGCGCCCTCCCAGGGCGGGGAGCGGTCGAGCGCGACCCTGGAGCTGGTGACGTCGCCGGCGCGCACCCCGCTGGCCGTCCGCGCCTGCGCGCGGGTCCGCGGTGCGGCCGGTCTGGCGGGCGCGGGTCTGGTGGCCGCCGGTGCTGCGCTGCACCTGCTGCCGCTGCCGTGGCCCCAGCTGGCCGGCGACGGCGCCACGGTCATCGGGCTGGCCGGTGTCTCGCTGGTGGCCCTGGCGTCGCTGCTGTCCGTGCTGGCACCGCGGGGGCGCTGGTCGTCCCTGCAGCTGGTGGCCGCCCCCCTCGCGGGCAGCTGCGTGGAGGCCGACGACTCCGGCTCCACCGGCCCCGGCTCCTACGGCCGGGCGCACGCCGTGGGCCTGGTCCTCGACGTCGCCGTCCCCGACCCGGCCGCCGTTCCCGTGCCGGGCCGCCGCGCCGCGCTGGCCCGCCGCCTCGGCCTGCTGCCCGTGGGCGACGCCGCGACGTTCGGCGAGCCGGTGCTGGCCCCCGCCGACGCCACCGTGCTGCGCGTGGTCGAGGGAGCGCGTGACCACGCCTGCCGCCAGAGCCGGCTGGCCCGCGCCTGCGGCGGGCTGCTGGACGCGGCGCGCGAGCTGGTCGGCACCCGCGCGGTGCTCGGCAACCACGTGGTCCTGGACTGCGGCGGCGGCCGCTACGCCGTCCTGCCGCACCTGCAGCGCCGCTCCGTGCGGGTCAGCCCCGGAGACCGGGTGCTGCCCGGCCAGGTGGTCGGGTCGGTCGGCTGCTCCGGCGCCGTCCCCGAGCCCCAGGCCCAGCTGCTCCTCGTGGACACCCCGCACCTGCGCATGGCCGCCGGGATCCCGGTGCGCGTGGCCCCCGCCGCCTGA
- a CDS encoding MOSC domain-containing protein encodes MTAPAPVTASEQALALLVHRTPVEVLHLLVSPVHRYFGRPKDGPLPFDTDEHQGDGGATGPASEDRESADVVAGRGIVGDRFFGKAAHMDAAVTLLAVEALEAVAAQLGAVPFDPLLARRNVVLRGAELEPLRGRTFALDCGGGPVLLAGRRPAAPCAWMDRQLAPGAHAALRGRGGLRCEPLGSGRLHRGAAVLLSDVPLEPARAGEAVLPRGGRRLP; translated from the coding sequence GTGACCGCGCCCGCACCGGTGACGGCCTCGGAGCAGGCGCTGGCGCTGCTGGTCCACCGGACGCCGGTGGAGGTCCTCCACCTGCTGGTCTCACCGGTGCACCGGTACTTCGGCCGCCCGAAGGACGGTCCGCTCCCCTTCGACACCGACGAGCACCAGGGCGACGGCGGCGCGACCGGACCCGCGTCGGAGGACCGCGAGAGCGCCGACGTGGTCGCCGGACGCGGGATCGTCGGTGACAGGTTCTTCGGCAAGGCCGCCCACATGGACGCCGCCGTGACGCTGCTCGCGGTGGAGGCCCTGGAAGCCGTGGCCGCGCAGCTCGGCGCCGTCCCCTTCGACCCGCTCCTGGCGAGGCGGAACGTCGTGCTGCGCGGCGCCGAGCTGGAGCCGCTGCGGGGGCGGACCTTCGCGCTGGACTGCGGAGGGGGTCCGGTGCTCCTGGCGGGTCGCCGTCCTGCCGCGCCGTGCGCGTGGATGGACCGCCAGCTGGCCCCCGGAGCGCACGCGGCGCTGCGCGGTCGGGGCGGGCTGCGCTGCGAGCCCCTCGGGTCGGGGCGGCTGCACCGCGGCGCGGCCGTCCTGCTCTCCGACGTCCCGCTCGAGCCGGCGCGCGCCGGCGAGGCGGTGCTGCCGCGCGGGGGCCGTCGGCTCCCCTGA
- a CDS encoding glycosyltransferase: MESVHDAARDLEPTFACSPPPGTARVDAVLAAARGRAPDWVLARLPEGYRGVVAPLDGHAPDGLEAAWAAGLERTTAPVVALMDGRSGVDPRELERLAEPVARGSADLVVAVRRRAWDPTALWRWPLHRRLLDGAAARRMDRRLTELAARSGTPGPCDTTGRPLRLGDAVPALAARRQLLAAVDGSAPEQLLAAAAAEGWRVAQVPVRCGPGPLHR, translated from the coding sequence GTGGAGAGCGTGCACGACGCCGCGAGGGACCTGGAGCCGACCTTCGCCTGCTCCCCGCCGCCCGGCACGGCCCGCGTCGACGCGGTGCTCGCCGCAGCGCGGGGCCGCGCGCCGGACTGGGTGCTGGCCCGCCTGCCCGAGGGCTACCGCGGGGTGGTCGCGCCCCTCGACGGGCACGCCCCGGACGGGCTCGAGGCGGCCTGGGCCGCGGGCCTGGAGCGCACCACGGCGCCGGTGGTCGCGCTCATGGACGGCCGCAGCGGGGTCGACCCGCGAGAGCTGGAGCGGCTCGCGGAGCCGGTGGCGCGCGGCAGCGCCGACCTCGTGGTGGCCGTCCGCCGCCGGGCGTGGGACCCCACCGCGCTGTGGCGGTGGCCGCTGCACCGACGGCTCCTCGACGGCGCGGCCGCCCGCCGGATGGACCGGCGCCTGACCGAGCTGGCCGCACGGAGCGGGACCCCGGGGCCCTGCGACACCACCGGCCGACCGCTGCGCCTGGGCGACGCCGTTCCGGCGCTGGCCGCCCGCCGCCAGCTGCTGGCCGCCGTCGACGGCTCGGCGCCCGAGCAGCTGCTGGCGGCCGCGGCCGCCGAGGGCTGGCGCGTGGCGCAGGTGCCCGTGCGCTGCGGGCCGGGCCCGCTGCACCGGTGA